The following are encoded together in the Triticum dicoccoides isolate Atlit2015 ecotype Zavitan chromosome 6B, WEW_v2.0, whole genome shotgun sequence genome:
- the LOC119320417 gene encoding protein Rf1, mitochondrial-like yields the protein MPCVRPGSSSSTVSARANQQLLNKLKDHLDSGTLQPERAHQLFDKLLRQTVPVSACALNGLFASLARALPSAACTDGPALAIALFNRMAREGHQVITPNIFTYSILIDCCCRSHRPELGPAFFGRLLKTGLMANVVTFTSLFKCLCDMKRIDEAVGVLLHRMPGDMPDVISYSTILKGFCNEGRSQLALNLLQMMVKKGAGHSPNVVSYNMVIDGLFKEGEVSKACNLFHEMKQRGVVPDVWTYNSIIDAMCKARAMDKAKLVLRQMVDSGVQPDIVTYNKLIHGYSISGQFEEVVRLLDKMRSQGVKPTVFTCNTVMDYLCKHGRIKEAAEFFYSMVEKGHKPNIVSYAIMFRGYAKEGSLVEMTDLCELMARDGIVPDLHCFNILINAYAKCGMMDVAILFFKDMLKQGVNPDEVTYLAVIAGYCRVGMMDDAMENFNEMIGMGVPHNATVYRCMIQGYLNHGDFLKAKELITEMKTKGIHPRPRKSQGIDPGYLMTQLFTGA from the coding sequence ATGCCATGCGTGCGACCCGGCTCGTCCTCCAGCACCGTCTCCGCACGCGCCAACCAGCAGCTGCTAAACAAACTCAAGGATCATCTGGACTCTGGGACGCTCCAGCCGGAGCGCGCACACCAACTGTTCGACAAATTGCTGCGCCAAACGGTTCCGGTATCAGCGTGCGCACTCAACGGCTTATTTGCTTCCCTCGCGCGTGCGCTGCCCTCCGCTGCCTGCACCGACGGCCCTGCTCTAGCCATTGCTCTCTTTAACCGCATGGCTCGAGAAGGCCACCAGGTGATAACGCCCAACATTTTCACCTACAGCATACTAATTGACTGCTGCTGCCGCTCGCACCGCCCAGAGCTAGGGCCCGCCTTCTTTGGCCGCCTCCTCAAGACAGGCCTCATGGCGAACGTCGTTACCTTCACCAGCCTATTCAAGTGCCTCTGTGACATGAAGCGGATAGACGAGGCTGTGGGAGTGCTGCTTCACAGGATGCCCGGAGACATGCCTGATGTCATCTCCTACTCAACAATCCTCAAGGGCTTCTGCAATGAGGGGAGGAGCCAGCTTGCACTTAATCTGCTCCAGATGATGGTCAAAAAAGGAGCTGGCCACTCACCCAACGTGGTATCATACAACATGGTAATCGATGGCTTGTTTAAGGAGGGTGAAGTAAGCAAAGCATGCAATCTATTCCATGAAATGAAACAGCGGGGGGTCGTGCCTGATGTGTGGACATATAATTCCATTATTGATGCAATGTGCAAAGCAAGAGCAATGGACAAGGCAAAATTGGTCCTAAGACAAATGGTTGATAGTGGGGTTCAACCGGATATTGTGACATATAATAAACTGATCCATGGATATTCCATTTCGGGCCAGTTTGAAGAGGTCGTTAGGTTGTTGGACAAAATGAGAAGTCAAGGCGTCAAACCAACTGTTTTTACTTGCAACACAGTCATGGACTACCTTTGCAAGCATGGAAGAATCAAAGAAGCTGCAGAATTTTTTTATTCCATGGTTGAGAAGGGCCATAAACCTAATATAGTCTCATATGCTATTATGTTTCGTGGGTACGCTAAAGAAGGATCCCTTGTTGAAATGACTGATCTCTGTGAGCTGATGGCAAGAGATGGTATTGTACCCGATCTCCATTGTTTCAACATACTGATTAATGCATATGCTAAGTGTGGGATGATGGATGTGGCTATTCTTTTCTTCAAAGACATGTTGAAGCAGGGAGTGAACCCTGATGAAGTCACATATTTAGCTGTGATAGCCGGGTATTGCAGAGTGGGCATGATGGATGATGCTATGGAAAATTTCAATGAGATGATCGGTATGGGAGTACCACATAACGCAACTGTTTACAGGTGCATGATTCAGGGTTACTTAAATCATGGTGATTTCTTGAAAGCAAAGGAATTGATTACTGAAATGAAGACCAAGGGTATCCATCCTAGACCGCGGAAAAGCCAAGGAATTGATCCAGGGTACCTCATGACGCAACTGTTTACAGGTGCATGA